A section of the Candidatus Zixiibacteriota bacterium genome encodes:
- a CDS encoding T9SS type A sorting domain-containing protein codes for MKKMGRKFWGLLFALLLVVPSSAFAVTLEITNATAAPSDIVQMKLMTEDFTDVAGVQIFIEFDTSKVEFHSMATSYIQSWTTNVTDGKIFVIWEDLSSPLTLPAGEPLFQFNLQAAADAADSAFVKFSGNIELVDEAGDPLSVTLQDGYITFIPLSADDLPGALPVQFVLEQNYPNPFNPSTTISYTVKKTGQYTFEIFNLAGQLIDKIELGNKPAGTYEYIFSGDKLPSGVYTYRLTGNNQSTSRQMILLK; via the coding sequence ATGAAAAAGATGGGTCGTAAATTTTGGGGATTGCTCTTCGCTCTCCTGCTTGTAGTCCCATCATCGGCGTTCGCGGTCACGCTTGAAATCACCAATGCGACGGCGGCGCCTTCGGATATCGTCCAGATGAAACTTATGACGGAAGATTTCACGGATGTAGCCGGAGTTCAAATCTTTATTGAATTTGATACATCCAAAGTTGAGTTTCATTCGATGGCGACGTCATATATTCAATCATGGACAACCAATGTGACCGACGGGAAAATATTTGTTATATGGGAAGATTTATCATCGCCCCTGACGCTTCCGGCCGGGGAACCGCTTTTCCAGTTTAATCTTCAGGCGGCGGCCGATGCCGCAGATTCGGCTTTTGTGAAATTTTCCGGGAATATTGAACTGGTCGATGAAGCTGGCGATCCTTTAAGCGTAACACTACAAGATGGATATATAACTTTCATCCCATTATCAGCGGATGATCTACCCGGTGCGCTGCCGGTTCAATTTGTATTGGAACAGAATTATCCCAACCCCTTCAATCCATCAACGACCATTTCCTATACGGTCAAAAAGACAGGGCAATATACGTTTGAAATATTTAACCTTGCCGGTCAATTGATTGACAAGATTGAACTGGGTAACAAACCGGCGGGAACTTATGAGTATATATTCTCCGGTGATAAATTACCCAGCGGCGTTTACACCTATCGCCTGACGGGAAATAATCAAAGCACCTCCAGGCAAATGATACTTCTTAAATAA
- a CDS encoding cohesin domain-containing protein: MGNKIVLFVIVAIFTLGASVYAVPDPGIADTVWVESVSIPSGSTDPFSVPIHLYNDEELGGFGLPFLWDSPDITADSVTFGGSRIDYVLIKPIEINNAEQKFQVGMIIFSEAYLQAGRGNIFTAWFTPAPGAADQVITLDSTSYIEASPFILTLTGGSTFVPQYKTGTITIGDPVSGPTIALDPVSLDFTAVQDGAPPASQSFNISNTGDETLNWTATADSWITLNPTAGAGPATVTVDIVLTGLLAGTHNGTITVSDPAATNSPQEVAVTLILDPPPPCLALSANEINFSGFPGDILNSAINVSNCGGPTLNFTITGIDESWLSANPTSGTGNRTINFFANLTGLAPGDYSDVVTFSADPGTENAPQDVTINLTVIDDTPAADTLWVSNVSATAGEQVVVDLNYQNFVQIGHFNIPLRYDGTDLICDSVSFVGSRVEAWEEHLATIDNDAKTINVEGLRVTQPYLETGNGLLAKMYFSIDPSAATQNVPIDSAFIPPSFEYLFVQSDASSRATKFFAGSIDITGLPCFSFPVDTVYFSAELGTPPAPQTFEITNSCYGNLTWSVTDDALWLALAPISGTEEDFIEFSVNPAGLPEGVHIATATFASNSLISPTEIPVLFDVFGMPELALSTNSINFGNTCMGTIVTGDFDISNVGTGAMDWTATTGTGVTLSATSGSAPATVSFEVNTADLNFGPQQTTITVDAGDAANSPQVLTLSFNIANCDECAIDIAEVNGPQGLAVGVPVYAYQIADVAGVELHLTYLNAVLAADSVTSNYMIGATIGFLSDIDGNGYIHYIWDNLSNPITVPDGDVLMTFWFTSIGSVGETSPIVWLDGNEIVDEFGNPNLSLGFCDGEVTIIDPIFDISGTVVYYGNDIPIEGVNVDFGGQASGSDITDGAGEYSFVNLEIGGYTITPWFDDDAPGVSVADVIKIRRHIAYVERFDLGYQLIAADVNLTNTVSVSDVISIRRFLAMLGTLPGGNWTFIDGEYALTVDNWQLAPRSKNISIVNEDIVVPHFYGVRLGDVNATWSPLAAKPLFAAAMDPITIELGESYTQPNGIVTVPINIADVENLAGIELHVSFNGNEVQYVGTDSDILSGTTLNGADNTFHLIWDDFEAPLNLTGSHTIAEISFRITGEFNESSEIIVTDAELADSDGNSYRLNIINGHLTKGGTTLPAQYSLEQNIPNPFNPETTIMASMREAGEYSLEIYNIMGQKIRTYQGYHEAGIIEFVWDGTDDNDMNVTSGIYLYKFSSGSFNQTKKMMLLK; this comes from the coding sequence ATGGGGAATAAAATTGTCTTATTCGTCATAGTTGCTATCTTTACCCTCGGCGCGTCCGTATATGCGGTTCCCGATCCGGGTATCGCGGATACGGTCTGGGTCGAATCGGTTAGTATTCCATCCGGAAGCACCGATCCTTTTTCCGTTCCAATTCATCTTTATAATGATGAAGAACTGGGCGGTTTTGGTTTACCATTTTTATGGGATTCTCCCGACATAACCGCTGACTCAGTTACTTTTGGCGGCTCACGAATTGACTATGTGCTTATCAAACCTATAGAAATCAATAACGCCGAGCAGAAGTTCCAGGTTGGTATGATCATCTTTTCGGAAGCTTATTTGCAGGCCGGAAGAGGTAATATATTTACTGCGTGGTTTACCCCGGCTCCCGGGGCCGCAGATCAAGTGATCACGTTGGATTCTACTTCGTATATCGAGGCTTCACCTTTTATCCTGACACTAACCGGCGGATCAACTTTTGTGCCGCAGTATAAAACGGGAACGATAACTATTGGAGACCCGGTATCGGGCCCGACGATTGCATTGGATCCGGTTTCGCTTGATTTTACCGCAGTTCAGGACGGCGCTCCTCCCGCATCGCAATCATTTAATATTTCTAATACCGGCGATGAGACATTAAATTGGACTGCCACGGCCGATAGCTGGATTACTTTAAATCCGACAGCGGGTGCCGGCCCGGCAACGGTGACGGTCGATATCGTCCTGACCGGATTATTGGCGGGCACTCACAACGGTACTATTACTGTGAGCGACCCGGCCGCAACCAATTCACCACAGGAAGTGGCGGTGACGTTGATTTTAGACCCACCCCCGCCCTGTCTGGCGCTTTCAGCCAACGAGATTAATTTCAGCGGATTTCCCGGTGATATTTTAAATAGTGCGATAAACGTCAGCAATTGCGGCGGGCCAACGCTTAATTTCACTATCACCGGTATAGACGAATCCTGGCTATCTGCCAACCCAACCAGTGGCACCGGAAATCGGACGATTAATTTCTTCGCCAATCTTACCGGACTGGCTCCCGGTGATTACAGCGATGTGGTTACTTTCTCAGCTGATCCGGGTACAGAAAATGCGCCGCAGGATGTCACGATTAATTTGACCGTTATAGATGACACTCCGGCCGCTGATACTTTGTGGGTATCCAATGTATCGGCCACAGCGGGCGAACAGGTCGTGGTTGATTTAAATTATCAAAATTTTGTCCAAATCGGCCATTTCAATATTCCGCTCCGGTATGACGGAACCGATCTGATTTGCGATTCCGTATCATTTGTGGGAAGCCGCGTCGAAGCCTGGGAAGAACATCTCGCGACTATTGATAATGACGCCAAGACTATCAATGTCGAGGGATTGCGAGTAACTCAGCCATATTTGGAAACTGGCAATGGATTGCTGGCAAAAATGTATTTTTCGATTGATCCTTCCGCGGCGACTCAAAACGTTCCGATAGACTCCGCTTTTATTCCGCCATCATTCGAATATCTATTTGTTCAATCGGATGCGTCTTCTCGCGCGACTAAATTTTTCGCCGGCAGTATCGATATAACCGGATTGCCGTGTTTCTCATTCCCGGTTGACACGGTATATTTCAGCGCTGAACTTGGAACACCTCCCGCGCCTCAGACTTTCGAAATTACAAATTCATGTTACGGCAATCTCACGTGGTCTGTTACTGACGATGCCCTCTGGCTGGCGCTGGCCCCGATCTCCGGAACCGAGGAGGATTTCATTGAATTCAGCGTCAATCCGGCCGGATTGCCTGAAGGAGTCCACATAGCGACCGCTACCTTCGCGTCTAACTCGCTGATTAGCCCGACTGAGATTCCAGTATTGTTCGATGTTTTTGGAATGCCTGAATTGGCGTTATCGACAAATTCAATAAATTTCGGCAACACGTGTATGGGTACCATCGTAACCGGTGATTTTGATATATCTAATGTCGGCACCGGCGCGATGGATTGGACGGCGACCACCGGTACCGGAGTTACTCTTTCGGCTACATCAGGCTCGGCACCCGCAACCGTGTCGTTTGAGGTCAATACAGCGGATCTTAATTTTGGACCACAGCAGACGACTATCACGGTCGACGCCGGTGATGCCGCGAATTCACCTCAAGTATTAACTCTCTCATTCAATATCGCGAACTGTGATGAATGCGCTATTGATATCGCCGAGGTTAACGGGCCTCAGGGACTGGCGGTTGGCGTACCGGTGTATGCTTATCAGATTGCCGATGTGGCCGGAGTGGAATTGCATCTTACTTATTTAAACGCCGTTCTGGCGGCCGATTCGGTTACTTCAAATTATATGATTGGAGCAACCATCGGTTTCTTATCCGATATCGATGGAAACGGTTATATTCACTACATTTGGGATAATTTAAGCAATCCAATTACCGTTCCGGACGGCGATGTTTTGATGACTTTCTGGTTCACCTCGATCGGCAGCGTCGGCGAAACGTCTCCGATTGTCTGGCTGGATGGAAATGAGATTGTCGATGAATTTGGCAATCCGAATTTATCGCTCGGTTTCTGTGACGGTGAAGTTACGATAATTGATCCGATCTTCGATATTTCGGGAACCGTTGTATATTACGGAAATGATATCCCGATAGAAGGTGTTAATGTCGATTTTGGCGGACAAGCCAGCGGTTCGGATATAACCGACGGAGCCGGTGAATACAGTTTCGTCAACCTTGAAATCGGCGGTTATACCATAACTCCGTGGTTTGATGATGATGCTCCGGGCGTATCCGTAGCCGACGTAATTAAAATTCGCCGTCACATAGCCTATGTCGAAAGGTTTGATCTCGGTTATCAATTGATCGCTGCGGATGTAAACCTCACCAATACGGTCAGCGTCTCCGATGTTATTTCAATCCGCCGTTTCCTTGCAATGCTGGGCACTCTTCCGGGTGGCAATTGGACTTTCATCGACGGCGAATATGCGTTGACGGTTGATAACTGGCAATTGGCGCCGCGGTCCAAGAATATCTCAATTGTCAACGAAGATATCGTTGTACCGCATTTTTACGGCGTCAGATTGGGCGATGTCAACGCCACCTGGTCACCTTTGGCGGCCAAGCCCTTATTTGCTGCCGCGATGGATCCGATTACAATCGAATTGGGCGAATCCTATACGCAGCCCAACGGCATTGTCACGGTACCAATAAATATCGCCGACGTCGAGAATCTGGCGGGTATTGAACTTCACGTTTCATTTAACGGCAATGAAGTTCAATATGTTGGAACCGATTCTGATATCTTATCCGGCACGACCTTGAACGGCGCCGATAATACTTTCCATCTTATCTGGGATGATTTTGAAGCGCCTTTGAATCTTACCGGCTCGCATACAATCGCGGAAATCTCATTCAGGATTACCGGAGAGTTTAATGAATCCAGTGAAATTATTGTAACCGATGCTGAATTAGCTGATTCCGATGGAAACAGCTATCGGTTGAATATAATCAACGGTCATCTGACCAAGGGCGGAACTACACTCCCTGCCCAATATAGTCTCGAACAGAATATCCCCAATCCTTTCAACCCGGAAACTACGATAATGGCTTCCATGAGAGAGGCCGGGGAATATTCGCTTGAGATCTATAATATTATGGGACAGAAGATTAGAACTTATCAGGGCTATCACGAAGCCGGTATTATCGAATTTGTCTGGGACGGCACCGACGACAACGATATGAACGTTACTTCGGGAATTTATTTATATAAATTCTCGTCAGGATCGTTCAATCAGACAAAAAAGATGATGCTTTTGAAATAA
- a CDS encoding VanZ family protein yields MSNNFVRYHLPFYLFAALILSISSLPQFKPPDMEIVFADKIAHFFEYGIFAFLALRSLGQLSAFKNRKKLYPWVLVISVVFAALDEWHQAYIPGRFSDIYDFIADTIGIVVVLLSIYIQSKRKATMKSGY; encoded by the coding sequence ATGTCCAATAATTTCGTCCGATATCATTTGCCTTTTTATCTATTTGCGGCGCTTATCCTCAGCATCTCATCTTTGCCTCAATTTAAACCTCCCGATATGGAAATTGTATTCGCCGACAAAATCGCTCATTTTTTTGAATATGGAATTTTCGCATTTTTGGCATTGAGATCGCTTGGCCAATTGTCAGCGTTTAAGAATCGAAAAAAATTATATCCTTGGGTATTAGTAATTTCAGTAGTTTTTGCGGCGTTGGACGAGTGGCATCAGGCATATATTCCGGGGAGATTTTCAGATATTTATGACTTTATTGCCGATACCATTGGAATCGTTGTTGTACTTTTGTCGATCTATATCCAGTCAAAGCGAAAGGCCACAATGAAATCTGGTTATTGA
- a CDS encoding DUF819 family protein, whose protein sequence is MDSTILSSPIAIIVVLAGIPALFFWLEKKTGWPIFNYFPPLIFIYLLPVLLSNTGVIPNDSPVYDFMGANILPMFLTIMLLDVDIMATIRIMGRGVFVMLVGTLGVVIGAPIAFFLVKTGLTAEAWKGFGALAGSWIGGTGNMLAVAQMIDLDDASLYYGYAVIADNAVYLIWLPIMLASKNLAGWFGRFTKVSKDRLERMERMANEISKDKGKMQMRHFLYLIFIGCAVTALSAWISQMIPELKSSEGTTIFSANTYKILIVTILGVSLSFTRASGIPGSHAFSMALIYMFVARMGARADLSNLDMSVFWFLLGAFIWIFIHGGLLVTAARIFKVDVHTAAIASAANIGGAASAPIVAAYHNKSLVPVSILMAMLGYAVGNPAAFLAAMLCRMIA, encoded by the coding sequence ATGGACTCAACTATATTAAGCAGCCCGATTGCGATTATTGTCGTCCTGGCAGGTATCCCTGCGCTTTTCTTCTGGCTGGAGAAAAAAACCGGTTGGCCAATTTTTAATTATTTCCCTCCGCTGATTTTCATTTATTTGCTACCCGTTTTACTCTCTAATACCGGGGTAATTCCCAACGATTCACCGGTTTATGATTTTATGGGAGCCAATATTCTCCCAATGTTTCTGACGATTATGCTGCTTGACGTAGATATTATGGCTACGATTCGAATTATGGGACGGGGCGTTTTTGTAATGCTGGTCGGTACTCTGGGCGTCGTTATCGGGGCTCCCATCGCTTTCTTCCTTGTCAAGACAGGCTTGACGGCCGAGGCCTGGAAAGGATTCGGAGCGTTAGCCGGCAGCTGGATTGGGGGAACCGGCAATATGCTGGCCGTTGCCCAAATGATTGATCTTGATGATGCGTCGCTTTATTACGGTTACGCCGTCATAGCCGATAATGCGGTGTATCTTATCTGGTTGCCGATAATGCTGGCATCCAAGAATTTGGCGGGATGGTTCGGCCGATTCACAAAGGTTTCCAAAGACCGTTTGGAACGCATGGAACGAATGGCCAACGAAATTTCAAAAGATAAGGGGAAAATGCAAATGCGGCATTTTCTGTATCTTATCTTTATCGGATGCGCCGTGACGGCTCTTTCCGCCTGGATATCGCAAATGATTCCGGAGCTGAAATCTTCGGAGGGCACTACGATTTTTTCGGCTAATACTTACAAGATTTTGATAGTGACAATATTGGGGGTCAGTCTTTCATTTACGCGAGCCAGTGGGATTCCCGGATCGCATGCCTTCTCAATGGCCCTAATTTATATGTTTGTCGCTCGTATGGGCGCTCGCGCCGATTTATCGAATCTCGATATGTCGGTTTTCTGGTTTTTACTGGGAGCTTTTATCTGGATATTCATTCACGGCGGGCTTTTGGTAACGGCCGCAAGAATATTCAAAGTCGATGTTCATACCGCCGCGATCGCGTCAGCGGCAAATATCGGTGGAGCTGCTTCCGCTCCGATTGTAGCCGCCTATCATAATAAAAGTCTGGTACCGGTTTCAATTCTGATGGCGATGTTAGGATATGCCGTTGGAAATCCGGCCGCCTTTTTGGCTGCTATGCTTTGTCGGATGATCGCCTGA